One stretch of Candidatus Bathyarchaeia archaeon DNA includes these proteins:
- a CDS encoding TrmB family transcriptional regulator yields the protein MISYVDEEYVHSLQKIGLTALQAKIYMVMVRSGKDKTLAISRKADVDRSNTYRTILQLQKMGLVTKILGTPNLYMATPLEDAVSALIERKKTEYQVMQEVADELKRMAPEKECGAREKEPIFFIVKMTKERMLKSVKTCCRLAQEKIDLLFDKQMLFSTVVGLVDHQLGCVKRGVKYRLISEQVNLEATPELLRLIAEPNFQIRYITGKPKTELVLVDDKQMVLYLVPNEGVAYKTHLFTDHPGCIEIFGSHFEKIWNEAHEYKPDLGRQSALNRN from the coding sequence ATGATATCATACGTTGATGAGGAGTATGTTCATAGCCTTCAGAAGATTGGGCTGACCGCTCTTCAGGCAAAAATCTACATGGTTATGGTTCGTTCGGGGAAAGATAAGACATTAGCTATTTCGAGAAAGGCGGATGTTGATCGCTCTAACACTTACCGTACAATTTTGCAACTTCAAAAAATGGGGTTAGTTACAAAAATATTGGGCACACCCAACCTGTATATGGCAACCCCACTTGAGGATGCAGTTTCAGCGCTTATAGAACGTAAAAAAACGGAATATCAAGTAATGCAAGAAGTTGCTGATGAGTTAAAAAGAATGGCTCCTGAAAAGGAATGTGGAGCCAGGGAAAAGGAACCGATATTTTTCATCGTTAAGATGACAAAAGAGAGGATGTTAAAATCGGTAAAAACGTGCTGCAGGTTGGCGCAAGAAAAAATTGACCTTTTGTTTGACAAGCAGATGCTTTTTTCCACTGTGGTTGGTTTAGTGGACCATCAACTTGGCTGTGTTAAACGCGGGGTCAAATACCGGCTAATAAGCGAGCAGGTTAATTTAGAGGCAACTCCAGAATTGTTACGATTGATTGCAGAGCCCAATTTCCAAATCAGGTATATTACGGGTAAACCTAAAACAGAGTTGGTTTTGGTTGACGATAAACAAATGGTGCTATATTTAGTGCCAAATGAAGGCGTTGCATATAAAACTCATCTGTTTACCGACCACCCAGGCTGTATAGAAATTTTTGGGAGCCATTTCGAGAAAATCTGGAATGAAGCACACGAGTACAAACCAGATTTGGGTAGGCAAAGTGCATTGAACCGCAATTAA
- a CDS encoding PQQ-binding-like beta-propeller repeat protein, whose amino-acid sequence MSEKNRNLLLRKNKTLTLAALLLLLSFTVSIVAVPVAAHDPPIDIPTYAYLSLSPDPAGVNQNVFVVMWLHGAPPTAYGIAGDRWHDFYVEVTKPDGGIENLGPFVSDPTGSAFTIYTPDQIGTYTFEFSYTGQVLGLVNPTNGIAVEPTEPMLSMMGGLAYVGDNYLPSSTTATLTVQTEEAKTPETYPLPTEYWTRPIEGQNTNWASITSNWLLGAQLGAGGFGGGDLWQKDGAAPDTSHVMWTKPIEFGGIVGGSSEISDVGFYSGGSYEGRFQNAIIMYGRLYFNLPLGHEGGNGGYLCIDLRTGEELWYLDDLGTRTNPAPSKGQLYDYESMNQHGVVGGILWQVNGGGGFFGMAAPESWVAYDAFSGQWLYNLTGVGSGTEVYLPDGEIVRYQLNAMGHWMALWNSTAEQQGLQGAIGTGTDAYQWRPNGKSVNMSQAYSWNVTIPDLPGNSMASIYQVLPGDIILGTSSNVNGFGTSFTPDPYTVWALSDDPSTRGDLLWIRSYPAPEGNITRKMGPVDIVNRVWTMYDTETMQWLGYSLDSGEPLWGPTQTEVRDFGYYGSGLGAGQVGFAAYGNIYTQGYGGEIYCYNTLTGEMVWKYNNTQSGAETPWGLYPTFIAAIADGKVYVFNNEHSPNYPLYKDEQVRCIDAFSGEELWSIMSWAGQTGGPGSSTAALADGFLTYYNYYDNQIYCIGKGSSATTVTCSPKISTLGNSVLIEGTVVDTSPGTSQNEQAKRFPNGVPAVSDESMDDWMEYVYLQKPKPDEVTGVTVYLTAIDPNGNTQEIGYAISDTLGNYAYEWTPPVPGPYTITATFEGSGAYYCSEAGTAFIVSDAVAAEPTPTLTPTATAPPAPTPTPAQSVSPSPSEAPQPPTSNVPTTTYIAIGAAVVIIVAAAAFLVLRRRQ is encoded by the coding sequence ATGTCTGAAAAAAATCGGAACTTGTTACTTCGTAAAAATAAAACGCTTACCCTCGCTGCTTTGCTTCTGTTGCTGTCCTTTACTGTCTCAATAGTTGCTGTCCCCGTTGCCGCGCATGACCCTCCCATAGACATTCCCACTTACGCTTACCTGTCCCTTTCACCTGACCCCGCAGGCGTTAACCAAAATGTTTTCGTTGTTATGTGGCTTCATGGCGCGCCACCCACGGCATACGGCATCGCAGGCGACAGATGGCACGACTTCTACGTCGAAGTTACTAAACCCGATGGCGGCATTGAAAATCTAGGGCCCTTCGTTTCTGACCCCACTGGCTCTGCATTCACAATCTACACGCCTGACCAAATCGGCACATACACTTTCGAATTTTCCTACACTGGACAAGTTTTGGGTTTAGTTAACCCGACAAACGGCATTGCTGTTGAACCAACAGAACCCATGCTGTCTATGATGGGCGGATTAGCCTATGTGGGCGACAACTACCTCCCAAGCAGTACAACCGCAACTCTAACCGTTCAAACTGAAGAGGCAAAAACCCCTGAAACTTACCCCCTTCCAACTGAATACTGGACCCGCCCAATTGAAGGACAAAACACAAATTGGGCAAGCATAACCTCAAACTGGCTTTTAGGAGCACAGTTGGGTGCTGGCGGATTTGGAGGCGGTGACCTCTGGCAAAAAGATGGTGCTGCACCAGATACCTCTCACGTCATGTGGACTAAACCAATAGAGTTCGGAGGCATCGTCGGCGGAAGCAGCGAAATTTCTGATGTTGGCTTTTACTCAGGCGGTTCATACGAGGGTAGATTCCAAAACGCAATCATAATGTATGGTCGACTTTACTTCAACTTACCCCTAGGGCATGAAGGCGGAAACGGCGGATACCTGTGCATTGACTTGCGCACTGGCGAAGAATTGTGGTACCTAGATGACCTTGGAACCCGTACTAACCCAGCGCCCTCAAAAGGGCAACTCTACGACTATGAATCGATGAATCAACATGGTGTTGTCGGCGGTATTCTCTGGCAGGTAAACGGTGGCGGCGGCTTCTTTGGCATGGCAGCACCCGAAAGCTGGGTCGCATATGATGCATTTTCAGGGCAATGGTTGTACAACTTAACCGGCGTCGGCTCAGGAACCGAAGTTTACTTGCCTGACGGCGAAATAGTCAGATACCAACTAAACGCCATGGGGCACTGGATGGCATTATGGAACAGCACTGCAGAACAACAAGGACTACAGGGGGCTATAGGTACAGGTACAGATGCATATCAATGGCGACCTAATGGAAAATCTGTTAACATGAGCCAAGCCTACAGCTGGAACGTTACAATCCCTGACCTACCTGGAAACTCAATGGCCAGTATCTATCAAGTACTTCCGGGTGATATAATCCTTGGCACAAGCAGCAACGTAAATGGTTTCGGAACCAGCTTCACCCCTGACCCCTACACCGTTTGGGCTTTAAGCGATGACCCCTCAACAAGAGGCGACTTGCTCTGGATACGGAGTTACCCCGCCCCTGAAGGTAACATCACACGAAAGATGGGTCCAGTGGACATCGTCAATCGAGTGTGGACAATGTATGACACTGAAACTATGCAGTGGCTGGGTTACAGTTTAGATTCAGGCGAGCCTCTGTGGGGACCAACCCAGACAGAAGTACGTGACTTCGGCTATTATGGCAGCGGTTTGGGTGCAGGTCAGGTAGGCTTTGCTGCTTACGGCAACATCTACACTCAAGGCTACGGTGGAGAAATATACTGCTACAACACGCTGACTGGAGAAATGGTCTGGAAATACAACAACACCCAAAGCGGCGCGGAAACACCTTGGGGGCTTTACCCAACTTTCATAGCAGCAATAGCCGATGGCAAAGTCTACGTCTTCAACAACGAACACTCACCCAACTATCCCTTATACAAAGATGAACAGGTCCGATGCATAGACGCATTTTCCGGCGAAGAACTTTGGTCAATAATGAGTTGGGCTGGTCAAACTGGAGGTCCAGGTTCATCGACCGCTGCGCTTGCGGACGGCTTCCTAACCTACTACAACTACTACGACAATCAAATCTACTGCATCGGCAAAGGTTCCAGCGCAACCACCGTTACTTGTTCTCCAAAGATTTCAACACTCGGCAACAGCGTGCTTATTGAAGGCACAGTAGTTGACACATCCCCTGGTACAAGCCAAAACGAACAGGCAAAACGTTTCCCAAATGGCGTTCCTGCTGTTTCTGATGAAAGCATGGATGACTGGATGGAGTACGTGTACCTGCAGAAACCCAAACCCGACGAGGTAACCGGCGTAACTGTATATTTAACTGCAATTGACCCTAACGGCAATACCCAAGAAATAGGCTACGCCATAAGCGATACTTTAGGCAACTATGCATATGAGTGGACTCCACCCGTTCCAGGGCCATACACTATAACTGCTACTTTCG
- a CDS encoding class I SAM-dependent methyltransferase family protein — MRTTLKNALGQVRKPDNPINVYNAFDIVGDIVVLKLPHPITSNAKVVAETLMSIHRNVQAVFAQESSVKGEYRLRKLICIGGENRTHTQHKEAGCIFSVDLASCYFSPRLQGERQRIARLIQPNEVVVNMFAGVGCFSILIAKQMPSATVYSLDINPQAFTFMQKNIQLNNVHRQVTPMLGDAKPLIENYLQGCADRVLMPLPEKALEYLPVAVSALKPSGGWLHVHLFEHASKTDDPIEQAKQRVAERLNELSVVAHFSYARVVRHTGPNWHQIVLDLHIT, encoded by the coding sequence TTGCGTACTACGCTCAAAAACGCCTTGGGACAAGTGAGAAAACCTGACAACCCAATTAACGTCTATAACGCCTTTGATATAGTGGGCGATATAGTTGTGCTTAAACTGCCCCACCCTATCACCAGCAACGCCAAAGTAGTCGCAGAAACCCTAATGAGTATTCACCGAAATGTCCAAGCGGTCTTCGCTCAGGAGTCCTCGGTTAAGGGGGAATATCGGTTACGCAAGCTAATCTGCATCGGCGGAGAAAACCGTACCCACACCCAACACAAGGAAGCCGGATGCATCTTCTCTGTTGATTTGGCTTCCTGTTACTTCTCGCCTCGCCTGCAAGGTGAACGCCAACGCATCGCCAGGCTAATTCAACCCAACGAAGTGGTGGTGAACATGTTCGCGGGAGTAGGCTGCTTTAGCATACTTATCGCCAAGCAGATGCCTTCCGCAACGGTTTACTCCCTTGACATTAACCCTCAAGCTTTTACGTTTATGCAGAAAAACATCCAACTCAACAATGTCCACCGTCAGGTGACTCCAATGCTTGGCGACGCTAAACCCTTAATCGAAAACTACCTGCAAGGCTGTGCAGACCGCGTTTTGATGCCTTTGCCCGAAAAAGCCCTTGAATACTTACCCGTTGCGGTTTCTGCACTCAAGCCCTCCGGGGGTTGGCTGCATGTTCATTTATTTGAGCACGCATCTAAAACTGATGACCCCATAGAGCAGGCAAAACAGCGAGTGGCTGAGCGACTCAACGAGTTAAGCGTTGTTGCGCATTTTTCTTATGCACGAGTGGTCAGGCACACTGGCCCAAACTGGCATCAGATAGTTCTTGATTTGCACATAACTTAG
- a CDS encoding DNA-directed RNA polymerase subunit P produces MEKSGIVYECMRCGARVPAEELELRGGETKCIICGYRILKKVKPPVVKRIQAK; encoded by the coding sequence ATGGAAAAATCTGGTATCGTTTATGAATGTATGCGTTGCGGTGCAAGGGTTCCTGCTGAAGAGTTGGAGCTTCGCGGCGGAGAAACCAAATGTATAATCTGCGGCTACCGCATTCTGAAAAAGGTTAAGCCACCAGTGGTTAAACGCATTCAAGCGAAATAG